DNA sequence from the Siniperca chuatsi isolate FFG_IHB_CAS linkage group LG3, ASM2008510v1, whole genome shotgun sequence genome:
CTGGAACATGAAGCTACGGTGTTGCGGGCAAAGTTGGGGACATCGCAGGCGTTTTTTGTGCtgagtgtgtgagagctgcTGTTGTCAGAGGAAGCTCcagcctgagcctgagcctgagcTTGGGCCTGAGCTTGGGCCTGAGCTTGGGCCTGAGCTTGGGCCTGAGCCAGGGCTCTCATGGTGGAGCGGCACATCTTCTCCTCAGGTGCAGGCTTGGGGATGTTCCTCAGGGGTTTGGCGCTCGGCTTGAGGATGGAGGCCTTTCTCGGGGTTGAATCACGTGCCCATCTCGAAATGCCGCCTGTGAGGCTACTTCCCCTCGGAGCTTTTGACTCATCAGGAGGCAGACTGGAGTGTCGAAGAGGTCTTGCAGTCTTCTCGCTCCTTCCTCTTGCTGGGGTGCTCTGGTCACGAAGAGGCCGGCGTGACTCTCCACTGTCATGCACCAAaggtctctctgctctcttgcTGCTACCTGTTCTTGTAAGCTTGCTAATGGGCACAACTTTCCGCATGCCCTGGCTCTCGCTGATGGTTAATGTTCGCACACCCCGACCTCCGCTGCACTTAGTCGCTTTGTTAGCTTTGCTCTTTGTATGCACTGGTTTTTTGCTGCTTCTCTGTGCATCTCTCTCCGCACCTTGTTTTCCCTCAGCGGTGTCACAGCTCTCCGTGTCCCACTCTTCTTTGGTAGCAGATGGAGTCATGGATGCCGCATCCACAGATTTTGGCGCTGAAAGCTCATTGGTTGAAACAGACTGGTCATTGGGAGACTCTAAATTAGAGGACAGAGAGCTTGGATCTTGCTGGCTCTCCTGATCTTTGCTGCAGTCAGTCGTTCTGAAATAAAGTCCCTCTGTCGTTAGAGACGAGCTTTCAACCTCCGAGTAATCCAAGGTGACAGAGCAGTCTGTTTCTGTGCAGTCTAATATATAAAACACTGGTTTCTTATTGGATTCAGACGTATCTAGTGGGAGGGGTGTATCACAGGTTGTTGATGAAACTGTACTGttatcctcctcttctttctctctgtcaggaGAGACCCCAACCTGTGTGAGAGGATCTATTTTCCCTTCCCGGGCTGCCTTGGGATCTGCTGCTCTTTCTAAAACTTTATCATGTAGGAGGATATCCAAACTTATGGGAGGTGACCATCTCTCCTTTTCCAAATCAGTCACCACGACATCCCCCTGGTTGACAAAGTGCATATGATTACTGTTATTGTTTGGACTAGGTAGGTCAAAAGCTTGCGGACCTCGAACTAAAGTGTGCTTCTCCACATTAACATTCATGTGGCCGCTAATTGTTGGGTTGGGAAGATGGATGGGCTTCTGAAAGACACACAAGGAACGAGGCAGAACGCTGCCCTCTGATACAGATGAGTAATTATTGTTGTATGGGTCATTATCATTTAGCCCAGAGGAGGAAAACCTGGCCAGTGGGCTGATAGGCTCGGTGTCTGCACATGGAGACGTCACCTGTCTGTCGCAGCCCAGCTCGCGGTTGTCGTCCTGGGCTAAGATCCAGGGGGTTGTCCTCCGCTGTATGGTGCGGCCCGACCGAGGTAGGCTGTTAAACTTGGAATAGTCCGAGGGATCCCCAGTGCCTCCAAACAGCTCCAGGTATCCTTGGAGTTCTCTGTCTGCTATTGAGGTCAAGGTGTGACGGTGGCGGCGGGCGCTGGCAGAGCGTCCCAGCGGGCTGTGTGGACTCTGAGCCCTCTGCTGGAATAAGTCCAGCAGGCCTTCCTTGGTGAGCATCTCCACGTCGTTCTCGCTGCTGCTACGACCAAATCCACCGCTCTGATCTGCACACGACCAAGCAAAACGCTTTTCCTCCAACTCTCTCAGACGACGCTGTCTGGCTTCTTCCTTCAACTCACGGTCCATGTTGTCctgagaaaaagaggaaggtgGAGAAATGTTTAGAAACAGACCGGAAGACAGGGATACAAATAAATGACGGTAAGATAAAATCTGACTAGATCTTTTTACCTCTAAATTCACTCATCTTAAGGGGTATTTCCCAGATATTTCAACATGGGTCTTACTTTCATAGATTTGTCGTTCACCCTCCACTAGAATGAATGACTTCCAGTCTCCGTTAATCCGACAAAAGTGAAGTTGTGCATGAGGTGTAATGGCAAGATCTGGGAACGGTATCACTACAACCTTGCTCCATCTAAGTCTGACtgggcaagaaacacgagctACGATTAGACAGGTTGTAAATAAGCCAACACTATAGCCAATATTTAAACCACATTCACACATTAATTCATTTGGAATTAAAACCTAAAGTGAGTGCACACGAAATGTTGGTAaaaatccctcattgcacaagAAAACTATGGGCATACGTTAGGTCAACGTTGGATCAGGAAGTCATTCTGTGTTGTCTTTTACCTGGCTGTGAGACTATTTTCCCTGTggagaaaataaagttaaagcTGAAGTTGAAAGTTGAAGTTGAACAGTTTGGATAATAACTTTACGAAAATACACCCCTCCCAAATAAAGTTGTGTAATTgtctccttgtgtttcctgccCAGTTGTTTTCAACgatgtgttcccagatctcagcaaccAACTTAGTGAATGGGGcccaaaaataaaagttgtaacaaaccagaattatcctttcaCTAAAACTGACCTTGACAGCTTTCTTGAACTTCATGCAGAAGTCTTGAAAGATGCGGAAGCACTCGTCCAGCTTAAAGGTATCCTTGTCTTCACAAAAGAAATCAATGAGAGCATTCCCTTCTTTACGCAGATCCAGCCTGCGTCTCTTCAGGTCCTGAAGCGTCTGTGCTGAACTCTGAGACATCaggcacacacattttttattcataaaatgtTATACACTTTTATGGATGTCATTATCTATAGTACTTGTGTCAGAAATGTACAGTGGCCTGATCCAACTTTCTGTATGTGCGTCTGTGTGTATAATATATTGTAACTACTGCTGCTTCACCTGCAGAAAGGGCTCCAGCTGCTGCAGTAGCTCCTGGTCTCCTTGAACCTTCTCCTCCAGGGATTTAATGCGAACACATAAGGAGGAAAACTCCAACTCGATGTTTTCCACTGAGATTCTACACGAAAGAATTACAGCAGAAAGATTCAGATCAAGAAAATGTGCTTAAGAGACCATTTTGGTGATTACATACATAATAATCCTATTTACTGATTGCAAACTGTCCTCATAACACCGCTTAGCATGACAATATTTTACAGTCTGTCCGACTGTCATCCGTTAAAAGTGAAGATAGGACCGCTGTGAGAAATGTGTTCACATATcctgagggagggaggagtaCTCTTGGCTCTCTGGTGCAGGAGCTGTACTGACTCCACACAGAGATGACCTTGCGAAGCTGACACAGCCTGACAGCCAACAGCATCACACTGCGTTCTGAAAATGACTCTGCACTCttaagtactgcacttaagttaGATGTCAGCTTGCGTAATGAGGCTGGATGTGGTTGTCAATTGagcaataaataatttttttttagttttgatcTAATGGCTGTTCACACTTTTGGTCATTTGCAggacacagaaataaaacagaaaataactacatacttaaaatgtatttatgactAGTTTGGCCACAGCACGTAAAACATTAAAGAGAGGGtattatggaaaacaaaattAGTCTAAACTTAAAGTGAATGTTGGAGTTACCGGTGTTATTATAGGGTTATTAAAGCATGAAGCTGGTACAGAATCACAGTTTTTGAACAATGCTACAAACCACCTATTTTCAGTGGTAAAGCTCTGGAAACCAAATTAGGTTTGGTGAAACTGAACAACCTTTGGTGGAAAAAAAGTCCCCAATTTGCTTCATAGACATACAATAAGATTCCTTTCAGCCTGCTTGATACCATCATTCTCAACTTCACAGTCAAGATACAAGAGCATTAACAAATTACGCCATGTGATGTTAAAGGACGgtgtattgtcttttttttttaaacttttttttttataggtaaaatgtctaaaaatggGAGAAACAGTTTACCTGGCTGCACTCTGGACATCGTGAAGTTTCTCTGGAAACTTGAGCAGCTTCTCGTCTTTTTTCTTTGCCTCCTGCGTAGAGAGACACATCACATAATTTATATCcaaatgttactgtatgtgaaaaagTGGCATCATTGCAGTGTGAAGGACTACTCTTTGTTTGGTTATGTAAGAGCTTGGCCAGCCTCTCTTGgctcttttctgtttcctgtcaCCATCTGCTGTCCACCTGCCCTCCTGTCGTCTTAGTATTTGGACGCTGTTTAGTCAAGCACCACTGCTGTGAAAGGTTTATATAAAACTAACTCTTTGCAGCTGACAAATGACTTTTTGCATGTTGGACTGAAATATGTGTcccactttattttattttacacatttgagGTTTTGTGTGATTTAATTGTAGAAATCAGTATAGACCACAGACTTTCTAGCATGAAATATTAATAGGATGACATTTTCCATAGTACAGTACATCACTTCATCTCATAGATATAGTACACATTCAGTACATTAACTTCTTCACAGGTGAAAACAGTGCCAAATATATACATTAATGGcttcaaaaacacaagagaaccatatattgttattattagtattgTTATATAAAAGTATATACAGTAGAGGTTTGACTTAATGAAACCCAATAAGTAACCCTGCAACAAACAGTAGCTGTGTGAAGCATTCAATTTTATGCTGACATTgttaggcctgtcacgataactactcttgttggacgatatattgtcCCAGAAATAATTGCGATAAATGATactattgtcattttatatcataataatgcaagtacaccaTTTTAATTAACTTCAAATTCCTAAGAATATCCAGACAATGGAAttggaatgtgaaaaaaaaatactaaaacatcctaaataaaagcataaataaaatcaaacaaacatttggCACAGAGGTAGGCTATAGAGTCATTCATTCCTTAACAGGCAATATATtaatggtagggaaaaccctgtttattctgacattaaaaaaaaacaaaataaaaacacacatgtaaacacaatgggcaatatcgaggtcagcaaaaattatCGATGTTGTGTCCATATACGATAAGTCAATATCATGACAGGCGATAATTACATATCGTACGATAAGTCGATAACGTaattattgtgacaggcctagACATTGTGTCAGAGAATTGTTGATTTAATGCCATGTTAACTTTTGAAGCCCCACTTTGCTATGTTGTATTGGATTACATAAGACAGTACAGGTCTTATTGGCATTGTGTGCATTATATTGTAGAACTGAAGCCTTCACTAACCATGGCGACAAAGTGCAGCAGGTTCATCCCTGGCTTGTTGGCCTTGGTGTCAGCCAATGAGAGGAGGGATGACAGCTTGAACCCCACAGCGTTGCCTGCGTAGCCGCCCTGAGAACCACAGAGGGACAAGCGAAAGATGTCACAGAAACATATCAAGATGTtcaaggataaggctggtgatgttctatatttttcttacaaatcccatgaaaagaccaaaaccaacaatgaattgatctaCTAACAAGTCtatgtagccaaagcctgatatagcttattcctctgtgccatacaCCTCCAGTGGTGtccaaaaataattaaaggaGTAGGTCAGCATTTTAAGAAAGGCgcttatttcctttcttgttgggagttagataagaagactgataccacacTAAGTATGAAGGTAGAACAAGCAGCCGATTAGCTGAGTTTAGCCtgaagactggaggcagggggaaacagctagcctggctctgtctaaagttcGAAAATTCGGCCTAGGCTGATTTTTTACCTTCGGGCGGAGTCAGGGTAgttgttttcccctgtttccagtctttatgctaagctaagctaaatgtcTCTaccaaatgcactatttactccaaGTTGGTTAAGGATATTACCTAGCCTTTATAAaaacgatttttttttttttaaattaaacaatatatttatgATGCGTTTTTACGATTTATGTCCTCAGTAGGAATGAATAGGCTTGGGGCGGAGTGCGACAGagagtagggaagtcagaaagtattccAGGACAACCTGTCACATCGTTAGTTgacttttcatgggattttaaaagacatatataaaataatgcCAGCCTAATCTTTTAAATCAGACAGATAGAGTGTTGTTAATGTATTAAGTGAACATACAGTAACTATTGGACTTACAGCGTTCATGATGTTTCCGGCCTGCAGCACCAGATGCAGAATGGCATGAAGTTCCTCGCAGCTCATCAGCTCTATAGGATCAGATCAATATAAACTCAATTAGAGAATCCAGAGCAGATCACAGCAGCCCATTACACACTACTTGACTTTCATTTACCACCACCACACAGAACAACTATCAGCAGTGCTAAAGACAGCCGACTCCAAATTCATAGGAAGTgaaatttatttttgcattttgacCATCTGTCCTTTTAGTACTAACAGGGTAAATGTTAAATACTGTTGAAAGTTTTCATTAAATGGTGTCATTAGTTCTACTTAATTTGTCCCCTGCAGTGTTTAACTGATAGCTCTGCAATGCAGTGAAAAGGTCATGCTACTGTAAAAGAGGATTTAAGAAAAATCCAAAAAAGCACAGTGTGACTCAGCTAAAATGACACAGGCTCAAGTGATGgttgcaaataaaaaataaaataaaaaaatcactgtttaatatttttacagtttcttGGTCAGTTCATAAACACCCAGAATATGTTTGGGGATGAGGATACAGGTATATGTGCTCTGTGTGAGAGTACAAAGATTCAGCAGTACATggcatttttagccatgttagcagcacGGCTCTAGGGATGGAAATGTTCGTCGGTCAGACTGAAATACAACTATTgaatgaattgccatgaaatttggtaccgACATTTATGTccacctcaggatgaattaaacttttatgaatccctaacttttcatctagcaccatcatcggGGTTAATaggtccaatactttggtttgccAAATACGTGCAAAATGAATGGCATTCCATCAGCTGTACGTTTATTATTGCTaattatgttagcatgctaacatgctaaactaaaatggtggaCATAGTAAAAATTAGatctgctaaacatctgcatgttagcattttcactgcgaccatgttagcatttagctcaaagcaccactgtccCTGTAGCCTCACAGAgacgctagcatggctgttgtCTTGTTAGGTTATGTTTAATATAAATTTTACAGGGTATCATTAAAAACTGCAAAACATTCTGTTATTCTAAAGCAGCTCGGCAAGAGGCGATACACAGCAACTGTctactgaaattaaataaaaacggTGGCAATTTTTGCAAACTAATTGCAAAGTAAATTTCATTCAATAATGTATcatttacatataaaaaaaattaacattacAATACTTAAAACAGTACAAAGATGACACAGCCTTGTCTTTCCATTCAGTCCCCACATTGCTGCGTCTCAGGTGTCACATTCCTACTTTTTGTTCAGCACCGAAGACAGCTCAAATATCTGGGTCACCTgtctgagcatgtgtgtgtgtgtgtgtgtgtgtgtgtgaaaaggtAGCAGAGCCCGTGTGTTATTACCTTTAGTGGCAATGCGGACGACGTCGATCTCGTGGCTCATTACAGCACAGGAAGGGAAGAACTCTTCGTGGAGGACCATGGTCTCGATCCGAACCTCGAACCTGTCGGAGACGAAACAGAGAGCGGTTAAATCTGGTGAATCTCATTCTGTAGTTTGTGATGAGATGAAGAAAGGAGTTGACAGACTTCTTTTAAAAAGGACTGGTTAAGGTTCTGCAGAGAAGCCCAAACATTATTTTCACTGTTAAATGTTCAGGATGATGGATGGGGAAACAGGAGGAATACTTGACATATCTTTATCATAGCCTGAGTGGCTAGCCTGactcatttaaaaagtaatgttACTTCATTTAATACTCTCTGAGAGTAGTATTTTTATACAAATCATTGTATTACTTCTCCATCATACCCCCAGTAGTGATTGCATCCATTACACTTATACTACTGTAATGTGTTATCAACCAGTGTTGttgcagaaaagaaaataacactttGAGTAAGAGATAGACAGTCTCTTCCCAATCTAattaatgtgcactgtcccagaaaattaaaaacacacacttttatttgaACAAGTGTGAATGACGAGAGCAGTACAAGTTTGTTAGAAAGACAAAATTCAAATCTATccccacaaaataataaactgtGGACGGTGCAAACCCTTTCTTCTCTTACTGACTGTCAAACAAGTGACTTCACATTTCTCTTTGACTACACTAACATTACACACCATTGAAAGCTACTCACCAAGGCACCTGGATCAAGAGGTACATAAAGGAATCAACCAGCGTCAGCTTGTCTGGGTCTCCTTTAAACGCCTGAAGTTTCTTGATCTGTTggaaaaatagagaaagaggaAGCTCAGCAGGCTCTATTGATTTCTATCTACATTCACTGTCTTTTATCATCAGTATTGGTCTTTAATTCAAAACCTTTGTACTATTCATAATTTGCTAAAAGCCACACAGACATTCATAAACACAGACCTCCTCTGGGTCAGGCAGGAGCTTCAGCAGGTCTTTGAGCAGCTCTGCTCCATAAATCTTTCCTTCTCCTTGTCGTATGTCTTCAACAATGGAGCGGTTGGACCTGGAAgacaaacagtttttttcatttaagtttgATGATGAATAGCACAGGTGTTCTCTTTTAATGTTTGCTCCCCTGTGTTTACAAAGGCACTAAATCCAACAGTAACTTGGCTTCATTaacagtcaaaacaaaacaaaaatactgcCAAAGACAATGTTATGGACAATAtaagtaaaatgaaaaacatcgccTCCAGTTTATACCATGTGCAAACTGCCTGGAAATATTCAACTGTTCAACTGTGAAACCATCTACTTCCCCCTCTACTATACATATGAGCATTTCGTTTCTCCTTACTACACCTGACAGTCCCAGTTCAACATGTATTCTCAATCAAGTCTCACTACTTCTAGTGGCATTCATCTATGACATACCAAAAGTCTGTAGTGCTGCAACATAATTCCCAATTAAATCACTGCTAAGAAAGAAGACTATTAGAAAACATTCATGGACAATATCCAATAAGCTGACACCTTACAATATGATACAGTACCTCCATAATAAATATCACCTTTATGACGCTTACTATTCACTGACTATATCAGATACATGTTTATTCAACTCTTGAGGCCACAGTTTGATTGTTGCATTGGATCTAATTATATTGTACGGTATTCTATCAGTATCACTGCAGAAATCATAGTTGTTGTAATAGTAAAACAGTATTTCTGGACACCATACAGTTGCAAACTGGTATAGCATGAAAACGCATTTGTTACTATATAACTGTttcatgctgtgtgtttattttgagcCCAAATTTATGGATTGCTGCATGATTAATTCTGCACtttgaaattatgttttgaaaacTGACATAAATGATTTGTAAACCCATGTAAGAGAGGACAGAGGATAAGATATTAGTGTTCAAGCAAAAAAAAGACTGTTTCGATatgaatgggacttttacttccattcattttctgcaaTGACAACCATAGGTGACTTACAGTTAGAGCACTTCCAAGGCTTGTGCTGAAGGAAACTGTTTAGTGCATAATCAATTTATAACctagatgtgtttattttttatcaaagcAACCTTAGTATTTGCATTTCCtagatgtgtttcattttaatcaaagaaagcATTGAATTTATTATCAGAAAGCAACACACGAACATTCATGGAAACCAAGGTCGTTTTGTTGTTTAGAGCCTGGAAAATTCACTGATTAGCTCCGTTATCACTGGGGAGAGACAGTGAAAGTCCTTTTGCCAGCAATCGTATCTATGTGGCCGGATCCTCCTGTCTACCATAAAGTTCAGGCAGACAGGTGTGCTGCTTAGCAACGGCACGTCCCGTGACTCTAAAATCTTACCCATCAGAAAGTTTCCTTGTGTAATAGCGCCTCCTAGTTGGTAAAAGTGTAATGGCATACGATCCCACCTTTAAttcataaccaatcagagacttTCAGTGACTTCCATGTTTTGACCATTGACCAACCAGAAACATCACATCCCATCAGGAGAGGCTTAGTATGAAAGGTTTAAAAATCGATCCCGGGAGAGATGTCGTTGTCCTGCATTCTGAATCCAGACCCTTCGTATTCCAGATATGTAGTGTACTTTCTGCAATTTAAAGAATAAACTACTTTGTACTAAATGAAGTAGAGAGTTTCGTCCTTCTGTATCTCCGTGTTCCTACGAACCGGATagtggttatttatttaaagttattgaTGGCtgaacaaggaaaagaaaatcaaccaCGACACTTAGATAGGCGTGAAATTCTCGGTTGAATCATTAATACAGAAGATGAACAACTGTcagaaaatatctgtttttttcctaAAAACTCAAAAGGTTCATAAAAACGTACCGAGAGAAGTCAACAACAATTTTCAAGCATAATTTTAGTGAGAAACATCCAGTCACAAAGTGTAAAATGGTGTTGTGTGCACTGCTAACAACTAACTGAAGCTAAAGATTTCACTTTATAGAAACCTGATAAAACCATTCTGCAGTTTAggtcattttttgttgttgtttttatatattttacattgttattatcTTCTCTATCTGTATAGGACAGTGTGATATTACACTCAAAATAAACTTTCTTTCttacttaattactttttatGGATTCTGGGTCCATATGACATGTATTTATCAAATATGGAGTGGTGTTCTGGCATCATCTCCACAGCAACAGTAGCtaaggctcatgggtattgtagtatttggAGCCATTCAACATACCAAATGGACAAAAAATGCTGATTTCTCAAAAACaaggttgaaataattaaattgatGGCCACAACATAAACCTATAGAATCATTAAATTATCCAGGAGACTCCCGTGTTTCTATGTTGAGGAACATTGAGGATGTTGAAATAACCTAAATGGGAATTTACAGTGGTAAAAGAAACTTCCGTAATCAGCGGCATCTCCCACTTTGCAAATCTATTTctgtatattgtttttacttttggtttACTGTTACTATAAAAGAGTACCATGCCATATTTAAGCCTAAATTTATTGAATGCTGCATGATGAGTTCTGCTAATTCTATTGTGAAAACTGACTCACATATTAGAGTTGAAGTCAAATGAAAAGGCACACACAATAATAAGACTGTCTGTGGTGAAGTCACTGCTCACGCTCAGTCCTGACTGAGCACGATATGGCTGACAGtcaaatgtcattaaaatacaGTGGGGAGCCATGCAAATACACCGTCATGCA
Encoded proteins:
- the fhdc1 gene encoding FH2 domain-containing protein 1, with translation MLVMSCPSTTNEPESCSSEGSSCTTSSITTSDPSPMSGHTHATLPSVSDAPDTSKHEAPPPPPLPPPPPPATTNHNARKKRRVRSFFWKPIPEEKVRGKPNIWTLAVRQQQYQIDVRSVEELFGQQEEAVTGIRGTTAATGTSTRVSRSRSFKESSKDEISILDSKRGMNVGIFLKQFKKSNRSIVEDIRQGEGKIYGAELLKDLLKLLPDPEEIKKLQAFKGDPDKLTLVDSFMYLLIQVPWFEVRIETMVLHEEFFPSCAVMSHEIDVVRIATKELMSCEELHAILHLVLQAGNIMNAGGYAGNAVGFKLSSLLSLADTKANKPGMNLLHFVAMEAKKKDEKLLKFPEKLHDVQSAARISVENIELEFSSLCVRIKSLEEKVQGDQELLQQLEPFLQSSAQTLQDLKRRRLDLRKEGNALIDFFCEDKDTFKLDECFRIFQDFCMKFKKAVKDNMDRELKEEARQRRLRELEEKRFAWSCADQSGGFGRSSSENDVEMLTKEGLLDLFQQRAQSPHSPLGRSASARRHRHTLTSIADRELQGYLELFGGTGDPSDYSKFNSLPRSGRTIQRRTTPWILAQDDNRELGCDRQVTSPCADTEPISPLARFSSSGLNDNDPYNNNYSSVSEGSVLPRSLCVFQKPIHLPNPTISGHMNVNVEKHTLVRGPQAFDLPSPNNNSNHMHFVNQGDVVVTDLEKERWSPPISLDILLHDKVLERAADPKAAREGKIDPLTQVGVSPDREKEEEDNSTVSSTTCDTPLPLDTSESNKKPVFYILDCTETDCSVTLDYSEVESSSLTTEGLYFRTTDCSKDQESQQDPSSLSSNLESPNDQSVSTNELSAPKSVDAASMTPSATKEEWDTESCDTAEGKQGAERDAQRSSKKPVHTKSKANKATKCSGGRGVRTLTISESQGMRKVVPISKLTRTGSSKRAERPLVHDSGESRRPLRDQSTPARGRSEKTARPLRHSSLPPDESKAPRGSSLTGGISRWARDSTPRKASILKPSAKPLRNIPKPAPEEKMCRSTMRALAQAQAQAQAQAQAQAQAQAQAQAGASSDNSSSHTLSTKNACDVPNFARNTVASCSRTKKELVPPSVPSTPSRSPSLVGRQTSVKQNRLSPTGHTSEERPQGTNLRRVQSVKAASRSAYRSETPPPPPKREDIRKTSSFSEKSVQSRDMVMTSRSAKPTWK